In one window of Candidatus Scalindua sp. DNA:
- the acsB gene encoding acetyl-CoA decarbonylase/synthase complex subunit alpha/beta, translating to MSRIICSAAIRGAYSIVKQAEAKLNEAIESKGKDAKVEFPNTGYCLPIIYAATALKVKTLSDCEEALGHARALLPPMPEEEVWLPYLGWALDAGIATLFAEEVLEACKYLIGPNPVEGIWLGAASDVILRERGIEFVDGTAPGFAAVVGAAPTNEIAVKIARELQEKNLYVFISGNTNGKSFAEQLDEEGVQLGWETRLVPFGKSITATIYSLGFANKAALSFGGIKAGDFRRNLLYNKNRIFAFVMALGEVDDEKYANAAGAINYGFPTIADTDIPSVLPTGVCTYEHVVPNISHDKIVEKCIEVRGLKVAAAKVDIPVAYGPAFEGERIRKEDMQIEIGGPGTPAFEYVVMRDNSEIEDGKVNVVGPDMDEMEPGPGKSLGIYIEVSGRKMQSEFEPIFERRTHHFLGEAQGFFHMGQRDIIRHRISKDAFDKGFRLFHIGKIIHSKYHEEYGALLDKVQVTLYTDRDKVETKLDEVKAAFTERDERALGMTDASVNQFYSCTLCQSFAPSHVCIISPERSGLCGAVSWLDGKAGFEITPTGPNQPIEKGKLIDEKLGLWEGTNRFLYQASNREFEQVSMYSMVTNPMTSCGCFECISAMLPMTNGIMTVDRDYTGMTPCGMKFSTLAGTVGGGIQTPGFVGHSKFYMSSSKFISGDGGLARLVWMPKQLKDEIGDVLLKAAESAGLEDFVSKIADETIAVTEEEVFEHLQKVNHPVLAMEPMF from the coding sequence ATGTCAAGAATAATATGTTCTGCTGCAATACGGGGTGCATATTCTATTGTAAAGCAGGCAGAGGCAAAATTAAACGAAGCAATAGAATCAAAAGGGAAAGATGCGAAGGTTGAATTTCCCAACACCGGTTACTGTCTGCCCATAATCTACGCAGCTACTGCACTGAAGGTAAAGACCCTGTCTGATTGCGAAGAGGCACTCGGGCACGCACGGGCGTTATTACCGCCCATGCCGGAAGAAGAAGTATGGCTGCCGTATCTCGGCTGGGCCCTGGATGCCGGCATAGCGACGCTTTTTGCAGAGGAGGTATTAGAGGCGTGTAAATACCTTATCGGCCCGAACCCTGTAGAGGGGATATGGCTGGGAGCTGCGAGTGACGTTATTCTGCGGGAACGCGGGATAGAGTTTGTTGACGGCACTGCTCCGGGGTTTGCTGCGGTTGTTGGAGCTGCGCCCACAAATGAGATTGCCGTGAAGATAGCGCGCGAGTTGCAGGAGAAAAACCTGTATGTTTTTATCTCCGGTAACACAAACGGCAAATCTTTCGCGGAGCAGCTTGATGAAGAGGGTGTACAGCTTGGGTGGGAGACAAGACTTGTACCGTTTGGCAAGAGCATTACCGCTACTATCTATTCCCTTGGATTTGCAAATAAAGCCGCGTTATCTTTTGGAGGTATAAAAGCAGGAGACTTCAGGAGGAATCTGCTCTACAATAAAAACAGGATTTTTGCCTTTGTCATGGCGCTGGGCGAGGTGGATGATGAAAAATATGCAAATGCTGCGGGAGCTATCAACTATGGTTTTCCGACCATAGCGGATACCGATATACCTTCTGTTTTGCCGACAGGTGTTTGTACGTATGAGCATGTGGTGCCCAATATTTCTCATGATAAGATTGTAGAAAAGTGCATTGAGGTGAGGGGGTTAAAGGTAGCTGCCGCGAAGGTGGATATTCCGGTTGCATACGGCCCGGCATTCGAAGGCGAGAGAATCAGAAAAGAGGATATGCAGATAGAGATAGGGGGACCGGGTACCCCGGCGTTTGAATATGTTGTCATGAGGGATAATAGTGAAATTGAAGATGGTAAGGTGAATGTGGTTGGTCCGGATATGGATGAAATGGAGCCGGGTCCGGGTAAATCGCTGGGGATATATATTGAGGTATCCGGGCGTAAGATGCAGAGTGAATTTGAACCGATCTTTGAAAGAAGAACCCATCATTTCCTCGGAGAAGCACAGGGATTCTTTCATATGGGGCAGAGAGACATTATCAGGCACAGAATCAGCAAGGATGCTTTTGATAAAGGATTCAGGCTGTTCCACATAGGCAAAATAATTCACTCCAAATATCATGAGGAGTACGGTGCATTATTAGACAAGGTCCAGGTAACATTGTATACAGACAGAGATAAGGTAGAGACTAAGCTGGATGAGGTGAAAGCGGCATTTACCGAACGTGATGAAAGGGCACTGGGGATGACAGATGCATCAGTAAATCAATTTTACAGCTGTACTCTGTGCCAGAGTTTCGCGCCCAGCCACGTATGCATAATATCTCCTGAACGTTCCGGTTTGTGCGGTGCGGTCAGCTGGCTGGACGGGAAGGCAGGTTTTGAAATAACACCGACAGGCCCGAATCAACCAATTGAAAAAGGTAAATTGATAGATGAAAAGCTGGGCCTCTGGGAAGGGACAAACAGGTTCCTCTACCAGGCATCCAACAGAGAGTTTGAACAGGTAAGCATGTACAGTATGGTAACGAATCCCATGACAAGCTGCGGTTGTTTTGAATGTATCTCCGCCATGCTGCCGATGACTAATGGGATAATGACCGTGGATAGAGACTATACAGGTATGACTCCCTGCGGGATGAAATTTTCTACACTTGCGGGAACAGTCGGAGGTGGAATACAGACGCCCGGGTTTGTAGGGCACAGCAAATTTTACATGAGCAGCAGCAAATTTATTTCTGGTGACGGTGGTCTTGCCAGGCTGGTGTGGATGCCAAAACAGCTCAAAGATGAGATCGGTGATGTCCTGCTTAAGGCTGCAGAATCTGCCGGGCTGGAAGATTTTGTCAGTAAGATTGCTGACGAAACCATAGCGGTGACAGAAGAAGAGGTCTTTGAACACCTGCAGAAAGTCAACCATCCCGTTCTTGCAATGGAACCAATGTTTTAA
- a CDS encoding ATP-dependent Clp protease proteolytic subunit gives MNTIRYQENNQGKDEKRFDSLSERLLKSRTILIAEEVTKQLAQRVIAQLLLLEQESDKDEIKMYINSPGGDADAGFAIYDMMRFVKPPIKTICAGVTASAAVIILIGSEKENRFSLPNSRILIHQPSTGVHGTASDIQIEASEILKCREKINSLIAKETNKELVQVENDTKRNYWMSAEEAVTYGLLRKIIKTGDDFNSS, from the coding sequence ATGAATACTATTAGATATCAGGAAAACAATCAGGGAAAAGATGAGAAACGGTTTGACAGCCTCAGTGAAAGGCTTCTCAAGAGCCGTACTATCTTGATTGCAGAAGAGGTGACGAAGCAGTTAGCCCAGAGGGTGATAGCACAATTGTTATTGCTTGAGCAGGAGAGTGACAAGGATGAGATTAAGATGTATATTAATTCTCCTGGCGGTGATGCAGACGCAGGGTTTGCCATATACGATATGATGAGGTTTGTTAAACCTCCGATTAAGACTATCTGTGCAGGTGTTACTGCCAGTGCAGCCGTGATTATTCTCATTGGTAGTGAAAAAGAAAACCGGTTCAGCTTGCCAAATTCCAGAATACTTATACATCAACCGTCTACCGGTGTGCACGGGACCGCATCTGATATCCAAATAGAGGCAAGTGAGATACTGAAATGTCGTGAGAAGATTAACTCCCTGATAGCGAAAGAGACCAATAAAGAGCTGGTACAGGTTGAAAACGATACAAAAAGGAACTACTGGATGTCGGCTGAGGAAGCGGTTACTTACGGCTTGTTGAGAAAAATAATAAAGACAGGTGACGATTTTAATTCATCTTAA